CCGACCACCCGCCGATCGCCCCGGCGATGCGGCGCGTGTTCCGCAACCCGATGATCCTCAACGCCGATTACGACGGCATCAGCGGACAGAAGGTGCTGGATGCCGGCGAGGCCGACGCCATCGCGTTCGGCCGGACCTACATCGCCAATCCGGACCTGGTCGAGCGGATCGCCAAGGGCGCGCCGCTCAACAAGGACAACGCCGCGACGTGGTACAGCCAGGGCCCGGAAGGCTACATCGACTACCCGACCCTGGGCGAGGCCCGCGCCGCCTAAGGCGCCCTCAGCCTCGATCCGCCGCGCCCACAATAAGCGTGGCGGCGTTGCGCGGCGGTGCCTAGGCAGGCACCGTCCGCGCACCTATTTGGGGGCGGGACCATGGATGTGCCGGCACCTCACGCGCTCGCGGCTTCCGAACCGACCGACGGGCGCTGGAGCGCCGCGGCCCGGATCGCGGAACTGCGCGACCTCGCGATCCTCGATTCGGATCCCGAGCCGCTCTACGACGATCTCGTGCGCGTCGCCGCCTATGTCTGCCGGGCGCCGGTCGCCCTCGTCAGCCTGGTCGATGCCCAGCGGCAATGGTTCAAGTCCGAGGTCGGGCTTGGCAAGCGCGAGCTCCCGATCAACTGCTCGGTCTGCGCCTACACGATCGAGGCGGGCGAGATGCTCGTCATCCCGGACCTCACCACCGATCCGCGGACCGTCGAGAACCCGCTGGTGACCGGGCCGGAAGGGTTCCGGTTCTACGCCGGCGCGGTGATCCGAGGCGGGCAGGGCATCCCCCTCGGCGCCCTGTGCGTGCTCGACCGGGCGGCCCGGCCGAAGGGTCTCGATTCGGAGCAGACCGCCACGCTGATGGCCCTGGCGCGCCAGATCTCGAGCCTGCTGGAACACCGCCGGACCCTCGCCCAGGTCGCGGCCCGCGAGGCGGAGATCGCCGCGAGCGAGCGCCGCTTCCGGGTGATGACCGCGGCAATGCCCCAGATGGTCTGGACCACGCAGCCGGACGGGTTCCACGACTATTACAACGACCGCTGGTACGAGTTCACCGGCGTGCCCTACGGTTCCACCGATGGCGAGGGCTGGAACGACGTGTTCCATCCCGAGGATCAGGAGCGGGCCTGGACACGCTGGCGCCACTCGCTGGAGACCGGCGAGCCCTACGAGATCGAGTACCGTCTGCGCCACCGCGACGGCGCTTATCGCTGGACGCTGGGCCGCGCCATGCCGATCCGCGACGCGGAGGGGCGGATCGAGCGCTGGTTTGGGACCTGCACCGACATCGGCGACCTGAAGCGCGCCGAGACCGAGGCGCGCCAGCTCGCCGCCATCGTGGAAACGTCGAAGGACTTCATCGGCCTCTGCACCCTCGAGGGCGAGATCACCCACCTCAACGAGGCGGCCCTGGCCCTGGTCGGGCTGCCCGACCTCGCCGCCGCGCGCCGGCACAGGATCCCCGACTTCTTCACGGACGACAGCCGCCGGGTGCTGGCCGAGACCGTGATGCCGGCGGTCCGCCGGAACGGCTTCTGGGAGGGCGAGCTGGCGTTCCGGCACTTCGCCACCGGCGAGCCGGTGGCGGTCCTGTACAACATCTTCCCGGTACGCGACCCGACCGGAGCCGAGGTCGGCTACGCCACCGTTACCCGCGACCTGCGCGAGGCCAAGCGCGCCGAGGAGGCGCGCGACCTGCTCATCCGCGAGCTGTCGCACCGGATCAAGAACATCTTCGCGGTGATCGGCGGGCTGGCCGCGCTGACCGCGCGCAGCGATCCGGCCGCCAAGCCCTTCGCGGCCGCCTTCCGGGACCGGCTCGGCGCCCTGGCGCGGGCGCACGAATATGTCCGGCCGCACTCCCCCGACAGCGCCCCCGCGGTGGCGGGCCAGACGGTGCTGGGGCTCATGCGCCTGATCATGGCCGCCTACGAGGAGGGCGGCCGCGCCCGGGTGGCGATCTCCGGCGACGATGCCGAGATCGGCGAGCGCACCGCCACCGCCCTCGCGCTGATCATGCACGAGCAGGCGACCAACGCGATGAAGTATGGCGGCCTCTCCACCAAGGCGGGCGGGGTCTCGCTAATGGGGCGCCGGGAAGCGGACCGCTACACGCTGACTTGGCAGGAGGCGGGCGGTCCCCCGGTCGTCGGCGCGCCGTCCCGCAAGGGTTTCGGCACGGTGCTGGCCGAGCGCAGCGTCGCCGGCCAGCTCGACGGCGTGCTGGAGCACGACTGGGCGCCGGGCGGGCTGCTGCTGCGCCTCAGCGTCCCGCTCGAGAACCTGCGGACCTGAGATGGCCCGGGAGCCCGCGCGCGGGCCGGCCTCATCGTCCTCGATTTCGACGGCACCCTGGCCGACAGCTTCGACTGGTTCTGCTCGGTCCTCAACGGCGTGGCCGACCGCTACCGGTTCCGGCGCGTCGAGGCGCATGAGGTCGAGGAACTGCGGCTGCAGGGCGCCCGGGCGATCGTGGCCCATCTCGGCATCCCCCGCTGGAAGCTGCCGCTCATCGCCCGGCAC
This window of the Methylobacterium tardum genome carries:
- a CDS encoding PAS domain S-box protein — translated: MDVPAPHALAASEPTDGRWSAAARIAELRDLAILDSDPEPLYDDLVRVAAYVCRAPVALVSLVDAQRQWFKSEVGLGKRELPINCSVCAYTIEAGEMLVIPDLTTDPRTVENPLVTGPEGFRFYAGAVIRGGQGIPLGALCVLDRAARPKGLDSEQTATLMALARQISSLLEHRRTLAQVAAREAEIAASERRFRVMTAAMPQMVWTTQPDGFHDYYNDRWYEFTGVPYGSTDGEGWNDVFHPEDQERAWTRWRHSLETGEPYEIEYRLRHRDGAYRWTLGRAMPIRDAEGRIERWFGTCTDIGDLKRAETEARQLAAIVETSKDFIGLCTLEGEITHLNEAALALVGLPDLAAARRHRIPDFFTDDSRRVLAETVMPAVRRNGFWEGELAFRHFATGEPVAVLYNIFPVRDPTGAEVGYATVTRDLREAKRAEEARDLLIRELSHRIKNIFAVIGGLAALTARSDPAAKPFAAAFRDRLGALARAHEYVRPHSPDSAPAVAGQTVLGLMRLIMAAYEEGGRARVAISGDDAEIGERTATALALIMHEQATNAMKYGGLSTKAGGVSLMGRREADRYTLTWQEAGGPPVVGAPSRKGFGTVLAERSVAGQLDGVLEHDWAPGGLLLRLSVPLENLRT